The Vagococcus penaei genome includes the window GTCGACGTTTTTTCGACCAGTTGACAACTAACCAAATAGCAGAGATAAAAAAGGCTAGCGAAAACAATCCTCCTACAATACTATCGTCAAACATCTGTCCTAAGATTAATCCAAGGACCATAACAATTGTTAATAAACCAATTAATGATTTTTTCTTCATTTGCTTCACTCCTAAATTTAAATTATTAAGCTCATGTGCTGTATAAAATTATAGTACCACACTCTCTATTTTTACATATCAGTCGAAAGGACGATTTTTAACTAGGTCAACAATAGGATTGAAAAGCCTTGTAATTAACGGTATCATAATCTTAACACATTTTATTTGATAGGAGAAAAAGTATGATGGATAAATTCAAAGAGATTACGACAAAGCGTGAAGAAATTTACAATGGAAAAATTATTCAAGTTGTGGTCGATGATGTGACATTACCTAATGGTCAGACATCTAAGCGAGAACTCGTGTTTCATCAAGGAGCAGTAGGTATTTTAGCTGTAACACCTGAAGATAAAATAGTTTTAGTGAAACAGTACCGTAAGGCCATTGAACGAGCGATTTTAGAAATTCCAGCAGGTAAAATTGAGGCAGATGAGCCTAATCCATTCGTGACAGCCATGCGCGAGTTAGAAGAAGAAACGGGCTATCAATGTGAGTCAATGAATCGTATGACAAAATTTGTCACATCACCAGGTTTTTCAAATGAATGGATGTACTTATATGAAGCAAAAGGATTATATAAAGTTGATAATCCGTTACCACAAGATGAAGATGAATTCTTAGAAATTAGCGAAGTAACATTAGATGAAGCAAAAGGCTTAATTGAAATTGGTGATATTTGTGATGCTAAAACAATTTATGCCATTTTATATTGGAAAATGCAACGCAATCAATAGAGGTGTGACATGTATAGGAAAGTAAAAAATCAAACGAAGCAAGAGAGCAATTTAAATGAACCGCCAAAAGTGACAAGCAAGGAAGAAACGCAACAAATTTTAACACGGAGTAGTGTTCGAAAATTTAAACAAAATAAGAAACGTAATTCATGGCTAAATATGGCTATTTTAATTGTTGTTCTTTTACTAGGAATTACAATTTACGCTGTCTTAAAACTATAAAGGGAGTCAGACTAAGATGAAAATTGGAATTATTGGTGCAATGGAAGAAGAAATTGTTCTTTTGAGAGAGCAACTAGTTAATATGAAAGAATGGCAGGAAGCTGGAGCGAGTTTTTATTCTGGACAGATTGGTGAGCATGAAGTTGTTCTAACACGCTCTGGTATTGGGAAAACACTGGCTGCATTAACAACGACTTTATTATTAAGTCATTATAAGGTTGATACTATTATTAATACTGGTTCGGCTGGTGGTATCGGTCATGGCTTAGTCATTGGTGATTTAGTAATTTCTAGTAAATTAGCTTATTTCGATGCTGATGTGACAGCTTTTGGGTATGACTATGGACAAATGCCCCAAATGCCTTTGTATTATGAGGCTGATACAAAATTAGTTGAAGCGACTAAACGTGCAACATCTGACTTAGATTTAGTCTACTACACGGGATTAATTGTTTCAGGAGACACCTTTGTAAACAATCAATCAAAAATCCAAGAAATTAAAACCCATTTTCCTGATGTCTTAGCTAACGAGATGGAAGGTGCAGCCATTGCACAGGTTGCGCATCAATATCGATGTCCTTTCATCATTATTCGAGCAATTAGTGATGTTGGCGATGAGGAAGCAAGTGTTAATTTTGATGCATTTATTGTTGAAGCTGGTCGTAAATCAGCACAATTAGTATTATCGGTATTAAAGACATTATAATGTGAGTAATGAAAGGAATGACGTCAAAATGGAAGCCTTACTATCAATTGATTACACATATGATTTTGTTGCGACTGATGGAAAATTAACAACGGGTGAAGAAGGTCAGTCAATTGAGATGGATTTAGTTGCTCTGACAAAAGAATTTTTGAATCGTGGTGATTATGTCGTTTTTGCGATTGATGGGCATGATCTAAAAGATCAGTATCATCCTGAAAATAAATTATTTCCGCCACATAATATTATTGGCTCATCTGGTCGTAAATTATATGGTAGCTTGCAAGATTTATATCAAATTTATGAAGGACAAGAGACTGTCTATTGGCTTGATAAAAGACGCTACTCGGCTTTTAGTGGGACTGACTTAGATAGTCGCTTGCGAGAAAGAAAAATTAATCGTATTCATCTAACTGGTGTATGTACTGATATTTGTGTCTTGCATACAGCAATTGATGCTTATAATTTGGGCTATGACATCGTTATTCATGAGAAGTGTGTCCAAAGTTTCGATGCTAAAGGACATGAATTTGCAATGAATCATTTCAAAAATATTTTGGGTGCTGAGATTATCTAGTGTTTATTTTTTAAGATTTAGAACGATGTCAAATATATCACCGTTCTAAATCTTTTTTAATTATAAATTAGAAGTTAGGTCCTAAGTCCGATAGTCAAAAAACAAACAACTAGGTAAACTAAATGTAATGAAAAGTAGAGGAGTTAACAAGATGAAAAAGCGAAGTAAAATATTAATTGGGGTCGGTGTTGGGTTGGCTACCGTTGCAGTGGGATTAGCCTTATTTAGCAATAATTTAAAACCAGAAGTAACTAAAGCTGAAAATAAAATTGAATTTTATACAGTTGAAGATGTCGAGCAAGTCTATATCAATGGGGTAGTCACACCAGTTCAATCTAAAGAGTTTATTAAAGATGCTACTCTAGGTAAACTCGGTGATTTAAAAGTGAAAAATGGTGACTATGTCAAAAAAGGAACTCTGCTTTATCAATATATTGATGATGCAACCAGCACGCAAATTACGGAATTAAAGTATCAGATTGAAGCGACTCAAGCTGACAAAGAAAAAGCTGCACGTCAAATGGAACTAGAATTAAAAGAGCTTTCGAATAACAATGATCCTGGAGAAAAAGGAATTGAGGCAACACCTAATACACGCGAAAGTATTGAATTAAAATATGACTTAAATAGTTATGACATGAAAATGAATCAAATGCAAACACAAATTAACGAATTATCTGAAAAACAAGTCAATCAAGTAACAGCACCGTTTGATGGTGAAATCACGATTCCTCAAGAGCAAAATCGTGATAGCGCTATATTAACATTAACATCAACTGACTTTTTTGTTGAAGGACAAGTCAATGAACGTGATTTAGCCAAAATTAAAGAAAAACAAGCAGCAGATGTTAAAACCATTGCGACTGACAAATTATACAAAGGTGAAATTGTCTATATCTCAAATACTCCGGTGACTAGTGCTGCTGGTGGAGGCGAAGGTGGAGCTGGCGGTGGAGGCGGTGGTGCGACTGGCGGCTCATTGTCTAACTATATTGTACGTTTAACATTAAAAGATGGTAAAGACATTAAAGAAGGTTTCCATGTCCAAGCGTCGATTAAATTAACCGATGAAAAAATTGAAATTCCAAAAGATGTTGTGAAATCAGAAAACGGGAAGAATTATGTTTTGGTCGATGATTTTGGAACGGTGTTAAGAAAAGAAATTACGATTACCGATAAAGGAGCATCAAAAGATAAAGTCATTGTGACGAGTGGACTAGAATCACTAGATAAGGTCATTGTCTCATCTGATAAACCAGTGAAAGAAGGAGACCTATTAGACGGCGCTGATAGTGCGACATCAGAGGAGGCGAAATAGGTGATGGAAATTGAATACACAGAAACAGAAATTATCGAGTCACAGCCATTAATTGAACTATCGAACATCAACAAATATTATCCCATGGGTAAGTCTAAATTACACGTTTTAAAGAATCTAGACTTAACGATTGAACGTGGTGAATTTTTGATGATTATGGGGAAATCTGGTAGTGGAAAAACTACGCTCATGAATATTATCGGTTTTTTAGACCAATTATCTGATGGTGAGTATGTTTTTGACTATCGTGAGGTATCAAAATTAAATGAAAACCAAAAATCACAATTACGAAATGAATCAATTGGTTTTATTTTCCAACAGTTTTTCTTGATTCAATCATTAAATGTATCACAAAATGTTGAGTTACCAATGGTTTATGAGGGTAAACGTAAAGAAAATGAACGTAAAAAAATAGCAAAATACTATTTGGATTTAGTCGGCCTTGATGGGAAAGAGCATTCTAAGACAACCGAATTATCTGGTGGTCAGCAACAACGTGTTGCGATTGCACGAGCGCTTGTCAATGATCCATTACTAATTATGGCAGATGAGCCAACGGGTGCGTTAGATAGTGAAACCAGTCGTGATATTATGGAAATACTGTCTAATTTAAATAAAGAAGGCAAAACAATTGTCATGGTAACCCATGATGCGGACATGCGTCGTTACGCATCACGTGTGGTTTACATGAAAGATGGACTCTTCTTATCGGAGGAGGAATACGAAAATGCTTAAAAATCTTTTACTCAGTACGTTTCTAAGTTTACGTGCGCATAAGCTCCGTGTCTTTCTGACAATGGTTGGTATTATTATCGGAATCACAGCAGTTGTTACTGTTTCTTCTATTGGTGAAGGTATGAAGCGCAGTAGTATGGAATTAATGGAAACGTCTGATGCTAATTCAGTTCGATTAATTTATAAAGTTGATATTACCGATGATGAGGTTGCAGCAAATAAACAATTTGATGAGTTTGCTTTTAGTCCAATTGAT containing:
- a CDS encoding NUDIX hydrolase — its product is MMDKFKEITTKREEIYNGKIIQVVVDDVTLPNGQTSKRELVFHQGAVGILAVTPEDKIVLVKQYRKAIERAILEIPAGKIEADEPNPFVTAMRELEEETGYQCESMNRMTKFVTSPGFSNEWMYLYEAKGLYKVDNPLPQDEDEFLEISEVTLDEAKGLIEIGDICDAKTIYAILYWKMQRNQ
- a CDS encoding 5'-methylthioadenosine/adenosylhomocysteine nucleosidase, which produces MKIGIIGAMEEEIVLLREQLVNMKEWQEAGASFYSGQIGEHEVVLTRSGIGKTLAALTTTLLLSHYKVDTIINTGSAGGIGHGLVIGDLVISSKLAYFDADVTAFGYDYGQMPQMPLYYEADTKLVEATKRATSDLDLVYYTGLIVSGDTFVNNQSKIQEIKTHFPDVLANEMEGAAIAQVAHQYRCPFIIIRAISDVGDEEASVNFDAFIVEAGRKSAQLVLSVLKTL
- a CDS encoding cysteine hydrolase family protein, coding for MEALLSIDYTYDFVATDGKLTTGEEGQSIEMDLVALTKEFLNRGDYVVFAIDGHDLKDQYHPENKLFPPHNIIGSSGRKLYGSLQDLYQIYEGQETVYWLDKRRYSAFSGTDLDSRLRERKINRIHLTGVCTDICVLHTAIDAYNLGYDIVIHEKCVQSFDAKGHEFAMNHFKNILGAEII
- a CDS encoding efflux RND transporter periplasmic adaptor subunit translates to MKKRSKILIGVGVGLATVAVGLALFSNNLKPEVTKAENKIEFYTVEDVEQVYINGVVTPVQSKEFIKDATLGKLGDLKVKNGDYVKKGTLLYQYIDDATSTQITELKYQIEATQADKEKAARQMELELKELSNNNDPGEKGIEATPNTRESIELKYDLNSYDMKMNQMQTQINELSEKQVNQVTAPFDGEITIPQEQNRDSAILTLTSTDFFVEGQVNERDLAKIKEKQAADVKTIATDKLYKGEIVYISNTPVTSAAGGGEGGAGGGGGGATGGSLSNYIVRLTLKDGKDIKEGFHVQASIKLTDEKIEIPKDVVKSENGKNYVLVDDFGTVLRKEITITDKGASKDKVIVTSGLESLDKVIVSSDKPVKEGDLLDGADSATSEEAK
- a CDS encoding ABC transporter ATP-binding protein, producing the protein MEIEYTETEIIESQPLIELSNINKYYPMGKSKLHVLKNLDLTIERGEFLMIMGKSGSGKTTLMNIIGFLDQLSDGEYVFDYREVSKLNENQKSQLRNESIGFIFQQFFLIQSLNVSQNVELPMVYEGKRKENERKKIAKYYLDLVGLDGKEHSKTTELSGGQQQRVAIARALVNDPLLIMADEPTGALDSETSRDIMEILSNLNKEGKTIVMVTHDADMRRYASRVVYMKDGLFLSEEEYENA